TGCGGTCGGCCTCACCGCGGCGCACCCCGATCTGCCCGATGCGGCGCAGGAACCAGCCCAGCGCGCCGCGGAACATCTCCTGCTTGATGAGGAACACCGCGGGGCGCGGCAGCATGCCGAGCAGCAGCGGCCCGTCCAGCAGCGAGCTGTGGTTGGCCACCAGCACCACCGGGCCGCGGTGCGGGACCCGCTCGGCCCCGTGGACGCGGACCCGGAACGGCAGCCGCACGACCCGGCGGGAGATCCACCGGCAGAGCCGGTGCAGGCGGGGCGACGCGCCCTCGGGGAGCTCGCTCATGCGCCCGGCCCTCCGTCGGTGAGCAGGCCGCGGCTCTCGACGTGCTTGTGCAGCTGCTCCAGCACGCCCGCCACGTCCAGGTCGGTGGTGTCCAGCTCCAGCGCGTCGTCGGCCTTGCGCAGCGGCGCCACCGTGCGACCGGAGTCCAGCGCGTCCCGCCGCTGCACGTCGGCGTGCGTGCGGTCCAGGTCACCGGCCCGGCCCTCGGAGATGTCCTGGGCGGTGCGCCGCTGGGCGCGGGCCTCGGCGGACGCGGTCAGGTAGACCTTCAGGCCCGCGTCGGGCACCACGACGGTGCCGATGTCGCGGCCCTCGACCACGATGCCGCCGGGTTCGGCGAGGGCGCGGCCGATCAGCTCCC
This region of Saccharopolyspora hordei genomic DNA includes:
- the cmk gene encoding (d)CMP kinase, translating into MAHARLRGVVALDGPSGTGKSTVSRKLASALGASYLDTGAMYRAVTLAVLRAQVGPSDEAEVVRVVCGVELTMGTDPERPSVLLDGEDVGQEIRGPEVTAAVSAVSAVAAVRELLVAHQRELIGRALAEPGGIVVEGRDIGTVVVPDAGLKVYLTASAEARAQRRTAQDISEGRAGDLDRTHADVQRRDALDSGRTVAPLRKADDALELDTTDLDVAGVLEQLHKHVESRGLLTDGGPGA